A window from Plectropomus leopardus isolate mb chromosome 3, YSFRI_Pleo_2.0, whole genome shotgun sequence encodes these proteins:
- the b3galt2 gene encoding beta-1,3-galactosyltransferase 2, translating to MQWRRRHCCPIKMTWTVKRTLFRTHVAGLLSLALLFTVFLFFSHQDWLPGRSGPRENPLAYAVRGFRSPKGEANQSSSLRSLWRETGYIAPKPLLNLSSQQVDGAAGEAVGGGGGARMGVMGLGDSMSTNNSLQKEMGVGGRLSAQPYRYILNEPFKCSDSMPFLILLIAAEPGQVDARNAIRQTWGNESVAMGLGFVRIFMLGTRKSSDTYLQSSIEEESRIYHDIIQQDYQDTYHNLTIKTLMGMNWVATYCPGVSYVMKTDSDMFVNTKYLIQKLLKPELPPKQNYFTGYLMRGESPQRKKDNKWYMPPEMYPSERYPIFCSGTGYVFSGDMAELIYQASLSIRTLYLAYVGICLAKLRINPTPPPNEFLFNHWRVSYSSCKYSHLITSHQFQPNELIKYWNHLQSNKHNACINMAKEKNGRYRHRKFHGERPP from the coding sequence ATGCAGTGGAGACGGCGGCACTGCTGTCCCATCAAGATGACCTGGACCGTCAAGCGTACGCTCTTCCGGACCCACGTGGCCGGTCTCCTCTCGCTGGCTCTGCTCTTCacagttttcttatttttcagccACCAGGACTGGCTGCCAGGACGCAGCGGGCCCCGGGAAAACCCGCTGGCCTACGCTGTCAGGGGCTTCCGCAGCCCCAAGGGGGAAGCCAACCAGAGCAGCTCCCTAAGAAGCCTGTGGAGGGAGACGGGGTATATAGCACCAAAGCCTCTGCTCAACCTTAGCTCTCAGCAGGTGGATGGGGCAGCGGGGGAAGCAgtgggagggggaggaggagccAGGATGGGTGTGATGGGGCTCGGAGACTCAATGAGCACTAACAACAGTTTACAGAAGGAGATGGGCGTGGGCGGGAGGCTCAGCGCTCAGCCCTACCGCTACATCCTGAACGAGCCCTTCAAGTGCAGCGACAGCATGCCtttcctcatcctcctcatAGCTGCAGAACCGGGCCAAGTCGATGCCCGCAACGCCATCCGCCAAACATGGGGGAACGAGAGTGTAGCGATGGGCTTAGGGTTTGTCCGCATTTTCATGCTCGGCACAAGAAAGAGCTCAGACACCTACCTCCAGAGCAGCATAGAGGAGGAGAGTCGCATTTACCACGACATCATCCAACAGGACTATCAGGACACTTACCACAATCTGACTATCAAAACCCTGATGGGCATGAACTGGGTGGCTACCTATTGCCCAGGCGTCTCCTATGTGATGAAGACGGACAGCGACATGTTTGTCAATACCAAATATCTCATCCAAAAGCTGCTGAAGCCTGAGCTGCCGCCAAAGCAGAATTATTTCACTGGTTACCTGATGAGGGGTGAATCACCACAACGAAAGAAAGACAACAAGTGGTACATGCCACCAGAGATGTACCCGAGTGAGCGCTACCCGATATTCTGCTCAGGCACGGGGTACGTGTTCTCAGGGGACATGGCTGAGCTGATCTACCAGGCCTCTCTCAGCATACGCACGCTGTACCTGGCGTACGTGGGGATCTGCCTGGCGAAGCTGCGCATTAACCCAACGCCACCACCCAACGAGTTCCTCTTCAACCACTGGCGGGTGTCTTACTCCAGCTGTAAGTATAGCCACCTGATCACATCCCATCAGTTCCAGCCCAATGAACTTATCAAGTACTGGAACCACTTGCAGAGCAACAAGCACAACGCCTGTATCAACATGGCCAAGGAAAAGAACGGCAGGTACAGACACCGAAAGTTTCATGGAGAGAGGCCTCCTTGA